The sequence TTATCCCCCTTAAAACCCAACCTACAGGAACACCATGCCCACCTACCATGTCGAAATGCTCGAAGGCCGCACGCTCGAACAAAAGAAAAAGCTGGTCGAAGCCATCACCCGCGTGAGCGTCGAAGTGCTGGGCGGTCAGCCCGATTCGGTCGATGTCCTGATCACCGACATCAAGCGCGAGAACTGGGCCACCGGCGGCAAGCTCTGGACAGAACCGAGAGACTGAAGCCCGCGCCCGCGCCCTCTACCAAAGACTGACCATGTGCCAACTGTTAGGGATGAACTGCAACGCGCCGACCGACGTGACCTTCAGCTTTCGCGGCTTCGCCCAGCGCGGCGGCCACACCGACACCCATGCCGACGGCTGGGGCATCGCTTTTTTCGAGGGCGACAGCAGCGTGGATGGCGCCGGCCATGACAAGGGCCTGCGCCATTTCGTCGATCACCTGCCGGCCTGCGAGTCGCCGGTGGCCGACCTGATCCGCCGCTACCCGATCAAGAGCCGCAACGTGATTGCCCACATCCGCAAGGCGACGCAGGGCCGGGTGGCGCTGGAAAACTGCCACCCGTTCGTGCGCGAGCTGTGGGGCCGCTACTGGGTGTTTGCGCACAACGGCAACCTGGCGGCTTATTCGCCGCGCCTGCACGGCAGCTTTCGCCCGGTCGGCAGCACCGACAGCGAACGCGCTTTTTGCTGGATCATGCAGGAGCTGGCCAAGTCGCATGCGGACGTGCCGAGCATCAAAGAACTCAGCATCACGCTGCGTGAGCTGGCGGCGCAGATTGCCCGGCACGGCACCTTCAATTTTTTGCTCAGCAACGGCCAGGCGCTGTGGGCGCATGCCTCGACCAACCTGGTGTACGTGGAGCGCCGCCACCCGTTCGCCCACGCCACGCTGAGCGACGAGGACGTGAGCGTGAACTTTGAAGAGCACACCCAGCCAACCGACCGCATCGCCGTGGTCGTGACCGCGCCGCTGACGACCAACGAGGCCTGGACGGCCTTCAAGCCGGGCGAACTCAAGGTGTTCGTGGATGGCGCGCTGGCCGACGCCTGACGCGGCAACGGCTCGCCAAATCGGGGGGATGGGCCGTTTTCCTACCCATAAATGGGTAGTCCACACAATTTGTATGGAATTGTCACGCAACTTACTCCCTTGCATTGAGCCGTAATAAACCCATAATTACAGTAAATAACATATAGTTACGATTAGCTCATCAGTAAACTTGAGGGCCGCCTAAACTCGCGGCCATGTCCACCCACACACCTACTTACACTCCCCTCCATGGCCATCGCACAGGCTCCCGCCTGGCCACCACGATGCGCTGCACCACCTTGCTCGTTGCGATGGCAGGCGCCTTCACGGCCCATGGCCGCACCCTGACCGTCATTGGCGACACGCAGCCCGCAGGCAGCACCTGGCAAGACAGTTCCGCCACGGAATCCAGCTCCACCAGGACGTGGCAACGGAGAAAACACACAAACACACAAACGCCAACAACGCCGACTCCAACGCCAACGCCTACGCCTACGCCTACGCCTACGCCTACGCCTACGCCTACGCCTACGCCTACGCCTACGCCTACGCCTACGCCCACCCCAACGCCCCCAGCAACGACTTCCAGCCGAGGCTTCCCCACCGCCGGTCCGTGGGCGTCCTTCTATGGGTCGGCGGACAGCATCGATCTGCCCAAATTGGCGGCGACGTACCGCATCCTGGACATTGACGCCGACCCGGACATGGGCAACTTCAGCGTCAGCCAGATCAAGACGCTCAAGAACGGCGGCGCCAACAAGGTGTTGAGCTACCTGAACCTGGGCTCGTGCGAAAACTTCCGTGGCTACTGGTCAAAGGTGCCGTCGGGATTCCTCTCATGCTCGGCCAACAAGGCGGCGCAATTGGGTACCTACTCGGGTTACAGCAACGAGGTCTGGATGAATGTCGGCAATGCCGCTTACCAAAACCTGGTCATCAACTACATCGTGCCCCGGCTCGCCGCCCAGGGCGTGGACGGTTTTTACTTCGACAACATGGAAATCGTCGAGCACGGAACGAACACCAAGAACGGCCCCTGCGACGCCCAGTGCAGCCAGGGCGGCCTCGACCTGATTGCCAAGCTGCGCGACAAGTACCCTTCGATGCTCTTCGTGCTGCAGAACGCGACCAGCGACAAGACGCGCCTCGGCCGGGCAACGGGCGCATCCGGCACAGTCGCCTTCCCGAGCCTGCTCGACGGCATCGCGCACGAAGAGGTGTACAAGCCCGTCCATGACACGTCCGTCGAAGCCGAACTGGTCAGCTGGTCGGGCATGAACCTGATGCCGGGCGGCCGCAAGTTCTGGATCGGAACGCTGGACTACGCCAGCAGCTGCACCAACACCAGCGCAGCCCAGTCGGCCTTCCAGTCCAGCCGTGCGCGCGGCTTCTCGCCTTCAGTCTCCGACTCCAGCGCGGGACAGCAGACCGTGTGTTACTGGCCTGCTTTTTAATCGGCTGACGCCTGGGGCCTCAAAGGCCCGCGCTGACCGCCTGCTCCAGCGCGTCGATGAACATCGCCGCCACGTCAAAGCCCATCTGGTCGTGGATTTCCTGGAAGCAGGTCGGGCTGGTGACGTTGATTTCGGTCACGTAGTCGCCGATCACATCCACGCCGGCCAGCAACAGGCCGCGCGCGGCCAGGATTGGCCCCAGCGCTTCGGCGATTTCAAGGTCGCGCGTTGACAGCGGCTGCGCCACGCCCTTGCCGCCGGCGGCCAGGTTGCCGCGTACCTCGCTGCCCTGGGGAATGCGCGCCAGGCTGAAGGGCACCGGCTTGCCGCCGATCACCAGCACGCGCTTGTCGCCCTTGACGATTTCGGGCAAGAACTTCTGCACCATCAGGCTTTGCGCGCCGTGGCGGTTCAGCGTCTCGGTGATCGAGCCCAGGTTCAGGCCATCCGGGCCGACGCGGAAGATGCCCATACCGCCCATGCCGTCGAGCGGCTTGAGGATGATGTCCTGGTGCTCGGCGTGAAAGCGCTTGATGTCCTCGGCGTCGCGCGTCACCAGCGTCGGGCCGATGAACTGCGGGAACTCCATGATGGCTAGCTTTTCCGGGTGGTCGCGCAGCGCGCGCGGCTTGTTGAACACTTTTGCGCCGTCGCGCTCGGCCTGTTCGAGCAGGTGCGTGGCGTAGAAATACTCGCTGTCGAACGGCGGGTCTTTGCGCATCAGAACGGCGCCGAATTCCTTCAGCGCCACCGCGCGCGTTCCGGTCTCTTTGAACCAGTCTGTGGCATCGCCGGTCAGCGTGATGTCGCGCACATGGGCCATCACGGCCGAGCCGCGCTGCCACATCAGGTCCTGCTGCTCGCAGGCGCTGATGCGGTGGCCGCGCCGCTGGGCCTCGCGCATCATGGCAAAGGTGGTGTCCTTGTAGATCTTGAAGGACTCAAGCGGATCGGCGATAAAAAGGAGGTTCATGGCTTGTGGGGTGACCTGGCGGTCTGGGTTGTGGGCGCCGGCCCGGACAGGGCGCTTGGCGTTGCTGGCCGTATTGTTGTCCAAACAGCGCCAGCGCGCCGGCCAGCCGCGCCGCGCCCGCGCCACCCTGCCCGGCTTTTTCAACCAGGGCGAATAAATCGCGCTGCACAGCCCCATGCCCAGCGCCACTTCATACTATTAAAACAATAGCTGTCCATGCATGCTGGCATTGCGCAAAAGGCCTATTCAATCACTCTTTTGCATGCCCACGGGCGCTCATTCAACGGCATCCTTGTTCGCAAGGGTGAAGCGTGCCAACGCCGGCTTTGTGTCCGCGTAACATAAGTTAACATTCCTCACAGATTTTCAGAGCAGCCTTGTTTGGGCTGCCTTGCTGGATGCATTGGATTCAAGTCCAGCCTGACGAGCCGCTTCATTTTTTCAACCTTTTTCCTTGCCGCCCATGGAACTCAGCGCTGAATCCGTCCTTGCCCTGGCGCCCGACGCCGCCTCGGCCAAAGCCGCCAACGGGCTGGTAAAACCGGCGAAGTGGCCCACGCTTGGGGCCAATGACACGGCCATCTGGGGCGAATGCCAGGGCAGCGGCAGCTGGCCCTACCAGACGCAGGTCGATCTGTCGGGGCCGACCTTCAAATGCTCCTGCCCGAGCCGCAAGTTTCCCTGCAAGCACGGGCTGGCACTGCTGCTGCTGCGCGCACGGGACGCTACGCTGTTCCAGGGCAACGCGCCGCCGGCCTGGGTCGCCGACTGGCTCAGCGCGCGCACCGAACGGGTGCAGAAAAAGCAGGAAAAACAAGACAAGCAGCGCGAACAGGCCGCCAGCTCCGCCGCGCCCAGCGCCGCCGCCCTGAAGACCGAGCAGCAGCGCTGGACGCGCATGAGCGCTGGCGCGGGCGAGCTGCAGCAGTGGCTGCTCGACCAGGTCGCGCACGGGCTGGGCAGCCTGGGTCCGCACAGCCGGGACACCTGGGAAACCATGGCCGCCCGGCTGGTCGATGCCAAGGCGCCCGGACTCGGGCAGCGGCTGATCGCTGCAGCAGCCGGCTTGATGCAGGGCGCGAACTGGCCCGAAAAAACGCTGCGCCAACTCGGCATGCTGCAGCTGGCCTGCGAAGCCGTGACGCGGCGCGGCGATTTAAGCGACACGGCCAGCGCCGACTTGCGCATCATGCTCGGCTGGCCGCTGGACAAGGACGCGGTGCTGGCGCAGTCACCTGCGGTGGTCGATGAGTGGCTGGTGCTGGGCGTGATCCAGGAAGAGCGCGACAACCGGCTGCTGGAGCGCCGCGTCTGGCTGCAGGGCCTGCGCAGCGGGCGGCGCGCGCTGCTGCTGGACCATGCCTTCGGCGGCCAGGGCTTTGAGCAAAGCTGGCTCTGCGGTGCAGCGCAGCCAGCCGCGCTGGCGTTTTACCCCAGCGCCGCGCCCCTGCGCGCGCTGGTGGCCGGTGGCGCGGACGCCAGCGCGGGCACGGACGTAGCGCCAGCGCCAGCCTCAATGCCAATGCAAGCCTCAGCGCCCAACGCGCAGGCCGGCGCAAGCGCTGATGACGAATGGCGCGCCATCGCCGAGCGCATCGCTGGCAACCCGTGGATTCCGCTGCATCCGCTGCGCTGCCAGCAGGCGATTGCCTGCCGCGACAGCGACACGTTCAGCCTGCACTGGGCCGGCCAGCAGCTGCGCCTGCAGGTGAGCGAAGCCGCCGGCTGGGCGCTGCTGGCCCTGAGTGGCGGCCACCCCATCGCCGTGATGGGAGAGTGGGACGGCGAGGCGCTGCGCCCGCTGTCGGCGCAAGGCCCGGACGGCGTGTGGAACTGGAGCCCCCTATGAGCAACCCGAGCAATCCCTCACCCGCCACGCACTGGCAAAGCCTGCTGCCCGCCGCCATGGTCGGCACCGAAAAAATGGCCTTTACCGCCCCCGCCCTGAGCGGCCCAGTGGGCGCGCTGCTGGCGCAGATCGAGGCGCAGCAGGCCGCGCAGCCGGCGCTGGCGCAGCCGGCGCTGGCGCTGCTGCAGATGGCCGGCGTGCTGGCGGTGTGCGAGCGCGCCGCCCGGCAGGGCCAGGCCAGCGCCGCGTCCGCCCCCAACAGCGCCGCGCCCGAAACCGCGCCAGCGCTGCACGCCAAAGGCCTGCAGCTCAGCCTGCGCTGGGCGCTGGCCGAAGCGCCGCCCCGGCTGCAGATTGAACTGCTGCAGCGCCTGAGCGCCGCCGGCCTGCGCCTGCCCACCGGGCTGCTGGCGCTGGCGCTCGAAGCCGGGCAGCGCAGCGTGGCCCTGCGCCCGGCGCTGCTGCCCGTGCTGGGCGAGCGCGGCATGTGGCTGGCGCGGCATAACAGTTACTGGCGCTACGCCAGCGGCACGGCGGCCAGCGCGCCGCTGGAAACCCGCTGGTCCGAAGGCAGCCTGGCGCAGCGCGTCGAGTTGCTGCGCGAGCAACGCCAGCTTGATCCGGCCAGCGCCCGCGAACGCCTAAAAACCGCCCTGCCCGACCTGCCCGCCAAGGACCGCGCCGAACTTGCCGCCGTGCTGATCGAAGGCTTGTCGATGGACGATGAGGCGCTGCTCGTTGCCCTGTGCAAAGACCGGGGCGCCGACGTGCGGCAAACCGCCCGCGCCCTGCTGGTGCAGCTGCCCGACAGCGCCCAGACCCAGCGCGCCATCGCCCGGCTGCAGCCTTGCCTGGAAAAGCCCTCCACCCTGAAAAGCCTGCTGGGCGCGAAATGGAAAATCCAGGCCCCGGAGGCCGCCGGCGACGACTGGAAAGCCGATGGCCTCGAAGCCGAGCGCCCCAAGTTTGAGACCATGGGCGAGCGCGCCTGGTGGCTCTACCAGCTGGCGCGGCAGGTGCCGCTGGACTGGTGGACGCAGCACACCGGCCTGACGCCCGATGCGCTGGTGCAATGGGCCGCCAAGGGAGACTGGAACGAGGCGCTGGTGCGCGCCTGGCTCGACGTGCTGCGCACCGCGCCCGACGCCGCCTGGTGCCGGGCATTTCTGGACCACTGGCCCGGCAAGGCACTGAAGCAAACGTCCGCCGTCGTGCTGGCCCTGCTGCCGCCCGCCCAGCGCGAGCCTTACTGGATGCAGACGCTGCAGCAGATCAGCCCCAAGAATGTGGACGGCTTCACCCAGCTCATCAACCAGATTCTGCAGGCCTGCCCGCCCGGCGAACAGGTCTCGCCGGCCCTGTCCGGGCTGCTGCTGGAAAAGCTGCCGCTCTACCTGAAAAAGTACTACATCGACGCCTCGCTGGCCGAGCTGTGCTGCGTGCTGCATTCCGACATGCTGCCCGGCCTGGTGCG comes from Polaromonas naphthalenivorans CJ2 and encodes:
- a CDS encoding 4-oxalocrotonate tautomerase, which encodes MPTYHVEMLEGRTLEQKKKLVEAITRVSVEVLGGQPDSVDVLITDIKRENWATGGKLWTEPRD
- a CDS encoding class II glutamine amidotransferase, yielding MCQLLGMNCNAPTDVTFSFRGFAQRGGHTDTHADGWGIAFFEGDSSVDGAGHDKGLRHFVDHLPACESPVADLIRRYPIKSRNVIAHIRKATQGRVALENCHPFVRELWGRYWVFAHNGNLAAYSPRLHGSFRPVGSTDSERAFCWIMQELAKSHADVPSIKELSITLRELAAQIARHGTFNFLLSNGQALWAHASTNLVYVERRHPFAHATLSDEDVSVNFEEHTQPTDRIAVVVTAPLTTNEAWTAFKPGELKVFVDGALADA
- a CDS encoding endo alpha-1,4 polygalactosaminidase encodes the protein MAATYRILDIDADPDMGNFSVSQIKTLKNGGANKVLSYLNLGSCENFRGYWSKVPSGFLSCSANKAAQLGTYSGYSNEVWMNVGNAAYQNLVINYIVPRLAAQGVDGFYFDNMEIVEHGTNTKNGPCDAQCSQGGLDLIAKLRDKYPSMLFVLQNATSDKTRLGRATGASGTVAFPSLLDGIAHEEVYKPVHDTSVEAELVSWSGMNLMPGGRKFWIGTLDYASSCTNTSAAQSAFQSSRARGFSPSVSDSSAGQQTVCYWPAF
- the gshB gene encoding glutathione synthase; amino-acid sequence: MNLLFIADPLESFKIYKDTTFAMMREAQRRGHRISACEQQDLMWQRGSAVMAHVRDITLTGDATDWFKETGTRAVALKEFGAVLMRKDPPFDSEYFYATHLLEQAERDGAKVFNKPRALRDHPEKLAIMEFPQFIGPTLVTRDAEDIKRFHAEHQDIILKPLDGMGGMGIFRVGPDGLNLGSITETLNRHGAQSLMVQKFLPEIVKGDKRVLVIGGKPVPFSLARIPQGSEVRGNLAAGGKGVAQPLSTRDLEIAEALGPILAARGLLLAGVDVIGDYVTEINVTSPTCFQEIHDQMGFDVAAMFIDALEQAVSAGL
- a CDS encoding SWIM zinc finger family protein, producing the protein MELSAESVLALAPDAASAKAANGLVKPAKWPTLGANDTAIWGECQGSGSWPYQTQVDLSGPTFKCSCPSRKFPCKHGLALLLLRARDATLFQGNAPPAWVADWLSARTERVQKKQEKQDKQREQAASSAAPSAAALKTEQQRWTRMSAGAGELQQWLLDQVAHGLGSLGPHSRDTWETMAARLVDAKAPGLGQRLIAAAAGLMQGANWPEKTLRQLGMLQLACEAVTRRGDLSDTASADLRIMLGWPLDKDAVLAQSPAVVDEWLVLGVIQEERDNRLLERRVWLQGLRSGRRALLLDHAFGGQGFEQSWLCGAAQPAALAFYPSAAPLRALVAGGADASAGTDVAPAPASMPMQASAPNAQAGASADDEWRAIAERIAGNPWIPLHPLRCQQAIACRDSDTFSLHWAGQQLRLQVSEAAGWALLALSGGHPIAVMGEWDGEALRPLSAQGPDGVWNWSPL
- a CDS encoding DUF5691 domain-containing protein encodes the protein MSNPSNPSPATHWQSLLPAAMVGTEKMAFTAPALSGPVGALLAQIEAQQAAQPALAQPALALLQMAGVLAVCERAARQGQASAASAPNSAAPETAPALHAKGLQLSLRWALAEAPPRLQIELLQRLSAAGLRLPTGLLALALEAGQRSVALRPALLPVLGERGMWLARHNSYWRYASGTAASAPLETRWSEGSLAQRVELLREQRQLDPASARERLKTALPDLPAKDRAELAAVLIEGLSMDDEALLVALCKDRGADVRQTARALLVQLPDSAQTQRAIARLQPCLEKPSTLKSLLGAKWKIQAPEAAGDDWKADGLEAERPKFETMGERAWWLYQLARQVPLDWWTQHTGLTPDALVQWAAKGDWNEALVRAWLDVLRTAPDAAWCRAFLDHWPGKALKQTSAVVLALLPPAQREPYWMQTLQQISPKNVDGFTQLINQILQACPPGEQVSPALSGLLLEKLPLYLKKYYIDASLAELCCVLHSDMLPGLVRPPSEDDPLAYALRNHQPVIAARRAFSNLTPAVIPS